AGTTGGGGATAAAGTAAATGTCTTTTATCAAGTAGCGACCTTGTCAATTCCGCCAATTGCTTTACCTACTACTATCGAAAAAATATCTGAGTAATTCATGTAAGGAAATTCAAGAGTCCGACTAAATAGGTACTACAAACCATGCATATAAATACATCCAGTTATACAGAAGAAAAGGAGCCTTTGAGGAAGCACATCAAGGCTCTTTTGAATTATGCCGCATAAGTTTGTGGGTTTTCTATTATAGCTCCTGCTTAACCCATTTAACTTCCAATGGTAGTAGATTCACTATATCCTCTAAAACCGATAACGGAATATCTACATTCTCCGGAAATTTACTTAGGCTGGTATCTTTATCTACAACTTTATTAGCTGCATCAAGATGTAGTGCAAGTTCATACCTCCCATCAAACCATATTTCCGCCTCAATTTTCCCAGTAGGCTCCTGTTCACGTACTATCCCCTTTGATATAATATTGAGAGAGAAGAGCAGGCCCTTGTATTTCATCTCACCCCCCTTGTGGGGGAGACCCGTCGTTAGCGGGTCAATGTAATGATAAAGGGTAATGATGTAATTAGTCAGTGTGAGGATGGCAGTCATCAACAAGATTAATTCTTTATCATTTCCCCTGCTCTTCTTTCTCTTTTTTTGCACTTGTTTATCACCTCCTTATAATTCTTTATACGATATCATATAATTGGCTTGGAGGTGTTTTTTTGTGATTGTCACGCCCAAACTTAATCAAATTTTAAAAGATAGGGGATTGACCCAAATGCAACTGTCTCAGATGACAGGAGTGCCCCAAGGATCAATTTCCCGTTTTGATAAGAATAGCCGGCATGAAGACGCTCATTTATTTGCCATTGCACGAGCATTAGGAATAACAATAGAAGAGCTTTTTAATGTAGAGGAGTAACCTACTAATGAAACAAATGGCAGGTTATTTTTGTGCAAAATAAAAAGCCCCGAAGGGCTTATTTATAAAATGTACCCTATAGAGTACATTTTATTGAGTCCTGTTTCTTCTTATTATATTATTCTTTTGTGTTTGATGAGGTATATAATTGTGCATTTGGTCTACAAACGGTCTACAACAGGCTTTTTTATTGTCGATATAAAAGCTGTAATAGATGAAATAAGCGTTGATAATAAAGGATTTTCAGATAAAATAAACGGGTGCCCCTTTTACAGGACACCCTCATGGGAGAGGAGAAACCGGACGAAGAGCTTATGGGGAAACGTAAGTCTTCTCCGCGGTTGTCTACGACATTTTTTGATGTCGATACTATAAGGATGTCCGTTCAATGGGTAAATATACGTAGCAAATGATTTTTTTGTGAATTCATTTTAGATCGTGGTATGATAACAAGGATAAGCATTGTACATTATTCCGGTTGAGAGGTTTGATGGATATGTGCATACAATGCCGGATTCAAGTATGGATAAATTTAGGTGAGGAAGACAGATGAGAGTAATATCAGGAAGTGCAAAAGGACGGCCCCTCAAGGCGGTTCCGGGCATGAATACACGCCCTACGACTGATAAAGTCAAAGAAGCTATTTTCAGTATGATCGGCCCTTATTTTGACGGAGGTTCGGTGCTGGATCTGTTCGCCGGAACCGGCGGGCTTGGTATCGAAGCGTTGAGCCGGGGAATGGAAAAAGGTATTTTTGTGGATATTGAGAAGAAAAGCTTGGACACAATCCGTCACAATTTGGAGGCGGCAAAACTGAGCGACCGGGCTGAAGTATACCGCAATGATGCCAAAAGAGCACTGAAGATTCTGGCCAAACGGAATCAGCAGTTCAATCTGGTTTTCCTGGACCCGCCTTACCGGATGAAGATGATTCGGGAACTAATCGGTCAGATGGAAGAGGATCAGCTGCTCTGCCTTGAATCTACTATTGTCGTGGAGCACGATGCTTCAGACAAACAAGAGGAACAGATAGGGCGTTTTTGCCTGGTGAAACGGGCAGATTATGGAGAAACAGCTGTTTCCATCTATAAAGTCAATGCTGTGTAAAAGGAGCTGAGCTAAACATGAATCCATTAAAAACAGATCTGAAGGTGGCTGTCTATCCCGGAAGTTTTGATCCGGTTACATTCGGGCATCTTGATATCATTCAACGGGCAGCCCTTGTTTTTGATAAATTAATTGTAGCCGTTTTGAATAATTCGTCGAAAAATCCGTTATTTACTGTAGAAGAACGAATTCAATTGCTGCAGGAAGCGACCGGACATATTCCGAATGTGGAAGTAGACGGATTCCGTGACCTTTTAGTTAATTATTTGGAACAAAAACAGGTGAATATTGTGGTTCGTGGCCTAAGGGCTGTCTCTGACTTCGAATATGAACTGCAGTTGGCCACTACCAACAACAAGCTAAACCCGAAAGTAGAGACTTTTTTTATGACGGCCTCCCCGCAGTACTCTTTTCTGAGCTCGAGTGTAGTTAAGGAAGTGGCCAGATTCCACGGTCCTGTAACCGGGCTTGTGCCAGAGGTTGTAGAGAATGCACTTGTTCAAAAATATACAAATACCCGGGTATGAGGAACAGCCTTTACGAAACGGAATATTTCCTTTTCATGAGTAAAGCGGAAATCATTATGGCTAGAGCGAGCAGGACAGTCAGCAAGATTCCCTCATACATAATCGTTTCAAACAGTGGAATTGATTGTACAAGCCATGCCGAAGAGGCTCCGGCAAAGGGACTGTTTTCCTGAAGGAAGCTGGGCTGGTCCGCATTCCAAAGCTGCCCGGCCGGTTCCCAGCAGACCAGGGTCAAGACAATGGATAAGAGGGCGTGCACAGTCCGCGATACAAGAAAGGGCAGATACCGCAGATCTGTTTCGTAAATCAGGCTCTTAACTTGAGCGTGAGAAGCAAACCCCCCAAATCCGAGAAGGCCGGCAAGAGCCGCTGCCTGACTGACAGTCAGATGAGAAGCGGTTCCACTGAACCCGAAGGCGCCAAGATGGACCTCTAGTAATCCGGTTATGACAGAATGGATGCTATCACTGTCCAGCCATTCTTTGACGGCGGGGAGGGCAGATATGTACTCGAAAATGGACAAAACCCCGGTCAGATTAAGAACATGAAGAAGTACAGAAAAAATCATAATGTACCCTCCAATTATCATGACGGTTTGAACGGCATTCGTAACCGAATCTCCCAGCAGTTTGC
This Paenibacillus larvae subsp. larvae DNA region includes the following protein-coding sequences:
- a CDS encoding helix-turn-helix domain-containing protein, whose translation is MQLSQMTGVPQGSISRFDKNSRHEDAHLFAIARALGITIEELFNVEE
- the rsmD gene encoding 16S rRNA (guanine(966)-N(2))-methyltransferase RsmD; translated protein: MRVISGSAKGRPLKAVPGMNTRPTTDKVKEAIFSMIGPYFDGGSVLDLFAGTGGLGIEALSRGMEKGIFVDIEKKSLDTIRHNLEAAKLSDRAEVYRNDAKRALKILAKRNQQFNLVFLDPPYRMKMIRELIGQMEEDQLLCLESTIVVEHDASDKQEEQIGRFCLVKRADYGETAVSIYKVNAV
- the coaD gene encoding pantetheine-phosphate adenylyltransferase, which gives rise to MNPLKTDLKVAVYPGSFDPVTFGHLDIIQRAALVFDKLIVAVLNNSSKNPLFTVEERIQLLQEATGHIPNVEVDGFRDLLVNYLEQKQVNIVVRGLRAVSDFEYELQLATTNNKLNPKVETFFMTASPQYSFLSSSVVKEVARFHGPVTGLVPEVVENALVQKYTNTRV